From Bacillus cereus group sp. RP43, the proteins below share one genomic window:
- a CDS encoding CoA-acylating methylmalonate-semialdehyde dehydrogenase, with the protein MIVQTAQIVKNYIGGEWVESSSTKIEAVYNPATGEVIAQVPLSTKVDVELAVLAANEAFKSWSKTAVPKRARILFKYQQLLVENWEELAKLITIENGKSYNEAYGEVLRGIECVEFAAGAPTLMMGKQLPDIATGIESGMYRYPIGVIGGITPFNFPMMVPCWMFPLAIACGNTFVLKPSERTPLLAARLAELAEEAGLPKGVLNIVNGAHDVVNGLLEHKLVKAISFVGSQPVAEYVYKKGTENLKRVQALAGAKNHSIVLNDANLELATKQIISAAFGSAGERCMAASVVTVEEEIADQLVERLVEEANKIVIGNGLDKDVFLGPVIRDNHKERTIGYIDSGVEQGATLVRDGREDTAVKGAGYFVGPTIFDHVTKEMKIWQDEIFAPVLSIVRVKSLDEAIEIANESRFANGACIYTDSGAGVRQFRETIESGMLGVNVGVPAPMAFFPFSGWKDSFYGDLHANGTDGVEFYTRKKMLTSRWEK; encoded by the coding sequence ATGATAGTACAAACAGCACAAATTGTAAAAAACTACATTGGCGGCGAATGGGTAGAATCCTCTTCAACGAAGATCGAAGCCGTATATAATCCTGCAACGGGGGAAGTAATCGCTCAAGTACCGCTTTCAACAAAAGTAGATGTTGAACTAGCCGTACTAGCAGCAAATGAAGCGTTCAAATCTTGGTCCAAAACAGCTGTGCCAAAACGTGCTCGTATTCTATTTAAATATCAACAATTACTAGTAGAGAACTGGGAAGAGTTAGCGAAACTTATTACGATTGAAAATGGAAAAAGCTATAACGAAGCCTACGGTGAAGTTCTTCGTGGTATTGAGTGCGTGGAATTTGCTGCAGGTGCACCTACATTAATGATGGGAAAACAGCTTCCTGATATTGCGACAGGTATTGAGTCTGGTATGTATCGTTACCCAATTGGTGTTATAGGCGGGATTACACCTTTTAATTTCCCAATGATGGTTCCATGCTGGATGTTCCCACTTGCGATTGCTTGCGGTAATACATTTGTGTTAAAACCTTCAGAGCGTACACCTCTTCTAGCAGCAAGATTAGCAGAATTAGCTGAAGAAGCAGGCTTACCAAAAGGTGTATTAAATATCGTAAATGGCGCTCACGATGTAGTAAACGGTCTTCTGGAACATAAATTAGTGAAGGCAATTTCATTTGTAGGTTCTCAACCTGTCGCAGAATACGTTTACAAAAAAGGAACAGAAAACTTAAAACGTGTTCAAGCATTAGCGGGTGCGAAAAACCATTCCATTGTATTAAATGATGCGAATCTTGAACTAGCAACAAAGCAAATTATTAGTGCTGCGTTCGGTTCAGCTGGTGAGCGTTGTATGGCTGCTTCTGTTGTTACAGTAGAAGAAGAAATTGCAGATCAATTAGTTGAAAGACTAGTAGAAGAAGCAAACAAAATTGTGATCGGAAATGGTCTTGACAAAGATGTATTTTTAGGACCAGTTATTCGTGATAACCATAAAGAGCGCACAATTGGTTACATCGATTCAGGTGTAGAACAGGGCGCTACATTAGTTCGTGATGGACGCGAAGATACAGCTGTAAAAGGAGCTGGTTACTTCGTTGGCCCAACAATTTTTGACCATGTTACAAAAGAAATGAAAATCTGGCAAGATGAGATTTTTGCTCCTGTTTTATCCATTGTTCGTGTGAAATCATTAGATGAAGCAATTGAAATTGCGAATGAGTCTCGCTTTGCAAATGGAGCTTGTATTTATACAGATAGCGGAGCAGGTGTACGTCAATTCCGTGAAACAATTGAATCAGGTATGTTAGGTGTCAATGTTGGGGTACCAGCACCAATGGCATTCTTCCCGTTCTCTGGCTGGAAAGATTCTTTCTATGGTGATCTTCATGCGAATGGTACGGACGGCGTTGAGTTTTATACTAGAAAGAAAATGCTTACATCTCGCTGGGAAAAGTAA
- the iolC gene encoding 5-dehydro-2-deoxygluconokinase encodes MNPLIFKEDCPLDLIAVGRLCVDLNANETQRPMEETRTFTKYVGGSPANIAIGAARLGLQTGFIGKVSDDQMGRFITGYLKDNNINTDQICIDCTGAVTGLAFTEIKSPEDCSILMYRDNVADLNLDPTEVSEDYIKQSKALLISGTALAKSPSREAVFLALEYARKHDVVVFFDVDYRPYTWQSEAETAVYYNLAAEKSDVIIGTREEFDMMEKLLNYEQTNDQVTAERWFSHHAKIVVIKHGGDGSIAYTRDGQSHRGGIFKTKVLKTFGAGDSYASAFIYGLMQGLEIPQAMRLGGASASIVISKHSCSDAMPTRTEISAFMETAEEIV; translated from the coding sequence ATGAATCCACTTATTTTTAAAGAAGATTGTCCATTAGATCTAATTGCAGTTGGACGTTTATGCGTTGATTTAAATGCCAATGAAACACAACGTCCTATGGAAGAAACAAGAACATTTACTAAGTATGTGGGGGGATCTCCTGCGAATATTGCGATTGGTGCGGCGCGTCTTGGCTTACAAACAGGATTTATCGGTAAAGTGTCCGATGATCAAATGGGCCGCTTTATTACAGGATACTTAAAGGATAACAATATTAATACGGATCAGATATGTATTGATTGCACTGGTGCAGTGACAGGTTTAGCTTTCACAGAAATTAAAAGCCCTGAAGATTGCAGTATTTTAATGTACCGCGACAATGTCGCAGATTTAAATCTTGATCCAACAGAAGTTTCTGAGGACTATATTAAACAATCAAAAGCTCTCTTAATTTCAGGAACAGCTTTAGCGAAAAGTCCTTCTCGCGAGGCGGTATTTTTAGCGCTAGAATATGCGCGTAAGCATGATGTAGTCGTATTTTTTGATGTTGATTACCGCCCGTATACATGGCAGTCAGAAGCTGAAACGGCTGTGTATTACAATCTAGCGGCTGAAAAATCTGATGTCATTATTGGAACGCGTGAAGAGTTCGATATGATGGAAAAACTATTAAACTATGAACAAACTAATGACCAAGTTACGGCTGAAAGATGGTTTTCTCATCATGCGAAAATCGTCGTAATTAAGCACGGCGGGGATGGTTCAATCGCTTATACGAGAGACGGTCAATCACACCGAGGCGGTATCTTTAAAACAAAGGTATTAAAGACGTTTGGCGCTGGTGACTCGTATGCTTCTGCGTTTATTTATGGCCTAATGCAAGGGCTTGAGATTCCTCAAGCGATGCGATTAGGTGGCGCTTCTGCTTCTATCGTTATTTCTAAACATAGCTGTTCGGATGCAATGCCAACAAGGACAGAGATTTCTGCATTCATGGAAACGGCTGAGGAAATTGTATAG
- the iolG gene encoding inositol 2-dehydrogenase, with the protein MNVVTIGIIGAGRIGKLHVDNLQLMPQVKIKAVSDVVISHLEKWAEDKGISTLTTNYQDLLADPEIDAVFICSPTNTHAQIIKEAALAKKHIFCEKPVSFSVEETLDALEVVKEQGVSLQVGFNRRFDPNFRKVYDLIQQGEVGHPHILKITSRDPQPPSIEYVRSSGGLFMDMMIHDFDMARYVMNSEVVEVFAYGTTLIDPSIQEVNDVDTAIVTLKFANGALGVIDNSRQAVYGYDQRLEVFGEKGAVAADNCCPTTVQVSKTEGVVKDKPLYFFLERYTQAYIEEVTQFTKSIIEGQAVICSGNDGLQAERIAKAAKESLLTGKPVQIEHKQPALNQ; encoded by the coding sequence ATGAATGTTGTAACGATTGGGATTATTGGTGCTGGACGAATTGGGAAACTGCATGTTGATAATTTGCAGCTTATGCCACAAGTAAAAATTAAAGCGGTTTCAGATGTAGTGATTAGTCATTTAGAAAAGTGGGCTGAGGATAAAGGGATTTCCACTCTGACAACTAACTATCAGGATTTATTAGCAGATCCAGAAATTGATGCTGTCTTTATATGTTCACCAACAAATACACATGCGCAAATTATTAAAGAAGCGGCTCTTGCGAAAAAACATATTTTCTGCGAAAAGCCAGTTAGTTTCTCGGTAGAAGAAACATTAGATGCATTAGAAGTAGTAAAAGAACAAGGAGTATCTCTTCAAGTAGGTTTTAACCGCCGTTTCGATCCTAACTTCAGAAAAGTCTATGATCTTATTCAACAAGGAGAAGTGGGACACCCACATATTTTAAAAATTACGTCTAGAGATCCACAACCGCCAAGTATAGAATATGTTCGTTCTTCAGGTGGATTGTTTATGGATATGATGATTCATGATTTTGATATGGCTAGGTATGTGATGAATAGTGAAGTTGTTGAAGTATTTGCATATGGTACAACATTAATTGATCCATCCATTCAGGAAGTAAATGATGTTGATACAGCAATTGTCACATTGAAATTTGCGAATGGAGCTTTAGGGGTAATTGATAATAGCCGCCAAGCTGTTTATGGATATGACCAGCGTCTTGAGGTGTTTGGTGAAAAAGGAGCGGTCGCTGCTGATAATTGTTGCCCAACAACTGTGCAAGTGTCAAAAACAGAAGGTGTTGTAAAAGATAAGCCGCTTTATTTCTTCTTAGAGCGCTATACACAGGCTTACATTGAAGAAGTAACACAATTTACAAAGTCAATTATAGAAGGACAAGCTGTTATTTGCAGTGGTAATGATGGGCTACAAGCAGAACGAATTGCGAAAGCTGCGAAGGAATCTTTACTAACAGGAAAACCTGTTCAAATTGAACATAAACAGCCTGCATTAAATCAATAA
- a CDS encoding RbtT/DalT/CsbX family MFS transporter, with protein sequence MNAIGSNKTFMDKIGIPSNLTWGYIGIIVFMIGDGLEQGWLSPYLVENGLTLEHAAFLFTIYGITVSASSWFSGVFVQMWGPRKVMTFGLISFILGSIGFIGIGIQHMNYPVILLCYALRGFGYPLFAYSFLVWVTYSTPQQMLSRAVGWFWFVFQLGLSVIGAFYSSYMVPKIGEIATLWSALIFVVVGGLFSIVVNKDKFKAQPVSANKSSELLKGITIAFENPKVGIGGIVKIINSAAQFGFVVFLPTYMMKYNFTMTEWLQIWGTLFFVNMVFNIIFGIVGDKFGWVNTIKWFGGVGCGIVTLALYYVPQMVGHNYWAILFVACCYGATLAGYVPLTALVPSLAPENKGAAMSVLNLGSGLSAFVGPLVVTAFIGPLGVGGVMWIFAGLYFFGAFLTHFLTIPKENEMKQDLNTKSGEQFSI encoded by the coding sequence ATGAACGCAATTGGTTCAAACAAAACATTTATGGACAAGATTGGTATCCCTTCTAATTTAACTTGGGGATACATAGGGATTATTGTTTTTATGATTGGGGATGGTTTAGAACAAGGATGGTTATCCCCTTATCTCGTTGAGAATGGCTTAACGCTAGAACACGCTGCTTTTCTGTTTACTATTTACGGAATTACTGTATCTGCTTCTTCCTGGTTTTCGGGGGTATTTGTACAAATGTGGGGACCAAGAAAAGTAATGACGTTTGGTTTAATATCATTCATTTTAGGTTCCATTGGATTCATCGGTATAGGAATTCAACATATGAATTATCCCGTAATATTACTTTGCTACGCTCTACGAGGATTTGGTTATCCCTTATTTGCTTATTCTTTCCTAGTTTGGGTAACTTACAGTACTCCTCAGCAAATGCTTTCAAGAGCAGTCGGATGGTTCTGGTTCGTATTCCAGCTTGGCTTAAGTGTTATAGGGGCCTTTTATTCTAGCTATATGGTTCCTAAAATCGGGGAAATCGCTACTTTATGGAGTGCTTTAATTTTTGTTGTCGTCGGGGGACTATTCTCAATTGTTGTAAATAAGGACAAATTTAAGGCACAACCCGTAAGCGCTAACAAATCAAGTGAATTACTAAAAGGCATAACCATCGCATTTGAAAATCCCAAAGTTGGTATAGGTGGTATTGTTAAAATTATAAACTCGGCCGCTCAGTTTGGATTTGTTGTTTTCCTGCCTACCTATATGATGAAATATAATTTTACGATGACTGAATGGCTTCAAATTTGGGGTACTCTCTTCTTTGTAAATATGGTGTTTAATATTATTTTTGGTATTGTTGGAGACAAGTTTGGCTGGGTAAATACGATTAAATGGTTCGGAGGAGTGGGTTGCGGAATTGTAACCCTTGCACTCTATTATGTACCACAAATGGTAGGACATAATTATTGGGCTATATTATTTGTTGCATGTTGCTACGGAGCAACACTTGCCGGTTATGTACCTCTTACAGCTTTAGTACCATCTTTAGCTCCTGAAAATAAAGGAGCTGCAATGTCTGTCTTAAATTTAGGTTCAGGATTATCAGCATTCGTTGGTCCATTAGTAGTAACAGCTTTCATCGGTCCATTAGGTGTTGGCGGCGTAATGTGGATCTTTGCTGGTTTGTACTTCTTTGGTGCATTTTTAACTCATTTCCTTACTATTCCAAAGGAAAATGAGATGAAGCAGGATTTAAATACTAAAAGCGGTGAGCAATTCTCAATATAA
- a CDS encoding substrate-binding domain-containing protein, which produces MKPTIYDVAEKAGVSIATVSKVINQTGRISEKTINKVNQVMDELDYQPSSVAAALTGKKTYTIGVLVPDISNPFFAEVARAFENSARESGYTLILCSTDHQTKREHEYIDLLFKKQVDGIIIATELNDYKLVKKIVNRDLPLVLFTVDHPSITTHVVTTDDMRGGYLAGNYLMQKGHTSLMIMMEKDRKSSLGRLNGFKQALTDSGVSLDDDAIISCYSTVEDSKRASKELLSLPNRPTAVFACTDLIAICLMNEARKQGLSIPEDLSIIGFDNTIYAEIADPGLTTIEQPIKQMADCTFEQLLKTMEMKAHAKQKITIIPQLVERSSVKDIT; this is translated from the coding sequence GTGAAACCAACAATTTATGATGTTGCTGAAAAAGCAGGTGTATCAATAGCAACTGTATCCAAGGTAATTAATCAAACAGGTCGTATTAGTGAAAAAACAATAAACAAAGTAAATCAGGTAATGGATGAATTAGATTACCAGCCAAGTAGTGTAGCAGCAGCGTTAACAGGTAAAAAAACATATACGATTGGGGTACTTGTCCCAGATATCTCAAACCCATTTTTTGCAGAAGTAGCAAGAGCTTTTGAAAATAGTGCACGAGAATCAGGGTATACACTTATTTTATGTAGTACAGATCATCAAACAAAACGTGAGCACGAATATATTGATTTATTATTTAAAAAGCAAGTTGATGGCATTATTATTGCAACGGAGCTAAATGATTATAAACTAGTTAAAAAAATCGTGAATCGAGATTTGCCGCTTGTTTTATTCACTGTAGATCATCCGTCCATCACGACTCATGTTGTGACAACTGATGATATGAGGGGAGGCTATTTAGCTGGGAATTATCTGATGCAGAAAGGCCATACATCTTTAATGATTATGATGGAGAAGGATAGAAAAAGTAGCTTAGGGAGGCTGAATGGTTTTAAACAAGCTCTTACGGATTCAGGGGTTTCGTTAGATGATGATGCTATCATTAGTTGCTATTCGACAGTGGAAGATAGCAAACGTGCAAGTAAAGAATTACTTAGTTTGCCTAATAGGCCTACTGCGGTTTTTGCTTGTACAGATTTAATTGCGATATGCCTTATGAATGAAGCAAGAAAACAAGGACTTTCGATTCCGGAAGATTTATCAATTATCGGATTTGATAATACAATCTACGCTGAGATTGCAGATCCAGGGTTAACAACGATTGAACAGCCAATTAAACAAATGGCAGACTGTACGTTTGAACAACTCTTAAAAACGATGGAAATGAAGGCGCATGCTAAGCAAAAGATTACAATTATTCCTCAATTAGTAGAGCGATCCTCAGTAAAGGACATTACATGA
- a CDS encoding JAB domain-containing protein — MGKKIMVQSVKLVKDSNRIYDIEKKKITCPADAVRFAQIIFDVESRPSEIFGVFNLNIKNEIIGCSIVFEGTVDSSLVHPRETFRTEILNNATSILCFHNHPSGSSVESHEDVEVTRRLKECGDIIGIRLLDHVIIGDNSDVSLMKKGII; from the coding sequence ATGGGTAAGAAAATTATGGTTCAATCTGTAAAGTTGGTAAAAGACAGTAATCGTATTTATGATATTGAGAAAAAGAAAATTACTTGTCCAGCGGATGCTGTACGTTTTGCACAGATTATATTTGATGTAGAATCAAGACCAAGTGAAATTTTTGGTGTATTTAACTTAAATATAAAGAATGAAATTATTGGCTGTAGCATTGTGTTCGAAGGAACTGTTGATTCATCGCTTGTTCACCCGCGCGAGACCTTCCGCACAGAAATCTTAAACAATGCAACTTCAATTCTGTGTTTTCATAACCATCCCAGCGGCAGTAGTGTAGAATCTCATGAAGATGTTGAAGTGACCAGAAGATTAAAAGAATGTGGAGACATTATTGGCATACGCCTTTTAGATCATGTCATCATCGGAGATAACAGCGATGTAAGTTTAATGAAAAAGGGGATTATATAA
- a CDS encoding AAA family ATPase, giving the protein MSDYIRDIILYDKKYYIYSFDEDSNGISNLSKINIFVGSNNSGKSKMLRNLFIEKPLLFKINNIDLEKIKHYKDEFKQRAEVIINSRDILDYKDILSDTKEFEDLSYITEGQEHIPKFYYMIDDLIKSYNQGRIISEKVGDSYIIDDKKIVNEFDYTSINNELKKLAEEIKEKLGYPIPENFIFKKVYIPTLRGLRILEKNDDLYFKRTKEDYFEEKEQIDIFTGLNLYEEVRDLLLGSFEEREKIADFQKFLGSTFFDGQRVTLVPKKDSKVLFVKIGEEKEYPIHMVGDGIQSIIIMTFPIFKYKDEKLLMFIEEPELFLHPGLQRKLLEAMANESNSSVQYFITTHSNHFLDLTLDIDRISIYLFSKELENSQKKEKEAKFIVENVSNEDNNVLEILGVRNSSVFLSNCTIWVEGITDRYYLRHFLKVYINSLNKGLEFKEDFHYSFVEYSGNNITHWSFLDEEGSDVESSYSSINVDRLCSRLFLISDKDSEGKLPRQEKLREKLKDRFYCLECREIENILSKQVLLKVIADYEKVEEEELDLEFKKVFTEENYRNEYLGEFIEDKLPKKNRKGSYSYGPGTINEKQSFCKKAISKINSIEDLSSEAIKLCEKIYKFIKDNNS; this is encoded by the coding sequence ATGAGCGATTATATAAGAGATATCATTTTATATGATAAGAAATATTACATTTATAGTTTTGATGAAGATAGTAATGGAATTTCTAATTTATCAAAAATAAATATCTTTGTAGGATCAAATAATTCTGGAAAGAGCAAGATGTTAAGAAATTTATTTATTGAGAAGCCTTTATTATTTAAAATAAATAATATTGATTTAGAAAAAATTAAGCATTATAAAGATGAATTTAAACAAAGAGCAGAAGTTATTATAAACTCGAGAGATATTCTTGATTATAAAGATATACTTTCCGATACTAAAGAGTTTGAAGATTTATCTTATATAACTGAAGGACAAGAGCATATTCCTAAATTTTATTATATGATAGATGATTTAATAAAATCTTATAATCAAGGAAGGATTATAAGTGAGAAGGTTGGAGATTCTTATATCATAGATGATAAGAAAATTGTTAATGAATTTGACTATACAAGTATAAATAATGAGTTAAAAAAATTGGCAGAGGAGATTAAAGAGAAATTAGGTTATCCAATACCAGAAAATTTTATTTTTAAAAAAGTGTATATCCCTACACTGCGTGGACTAAGAATATTAGAAAAGAACGATGATTTATATTTTAAAAGAACAAAAGAAGACTATTTTGAAGAGAAAGAACAAATAGACATTTTTACTGGCCTGAATTTATATGAAGAGGTGAGGGATCTATTACTAGGTAGTTTTGAAGAAAGGGAAAAGATTGCTGATTTTCAAAAGTTTTTAGGAAGTACATTTTTTGATGGTCAACGGGTAACCCTTGTTCCCAAAAAAGATTCTAAGGTTTTATTTGTAAAAATAGGGGAAGAGAAAGAGTACCCTATTCATATGGTAGGAGACGGTATACAGTCAATTATTATAATGACCTTCCCGATATTCAAATATAAAGATGAAAAATTATTAATGTTTATTGAAGAACCTGAATTATTTTTACATCCGGGTCTACAAAGAAAATTGTTGGAGGCCATGGCGAATGAAAGTAATAGTTCCGTTCAATATTTTATAACTACGCATTCTAATCACTTTCTGGATTTGACATTGGATATTGATCGGATTTCCATATATTTATTTAGTAAAGAACTAGAGAATTCACAAAAAAAAGAGAAGGAGGCAAAATTCATTGTTGAGAATGTTAGTAATGAAGATAATAATGTACTAGAAATACTCGGTGTACGGAATTCTTCGGTCTTTCTTTCTAACTGTACAATATGGGTCGAGGGAATTACAGATAGATATTATTTAAGGCATTTTCTCAAAGTATATATTAACTCTTTGAACAAAGGCTTGGAATTTAAGGAGGATTTTCATTATTCCTTTGTAGAGTATAGTGGTAATAACATCACGCATTGGTCTTTTTTAGATGAAGAAGGATCAGATGTTGAGTCTAGTTATAGCTCAATAAATGTTGATAGACTTTGTAGTCGGCTGTTTTTAATATCGGATAAAGATAGCGAAGGGAAGTTACCAAGGCAAGAAAAGCTACGTGAAAAGTTGAAAGACCGATTCTATTGTTTGGAGTGTAGAGAGATAGAGAATATATTATCAAAGCAGGTTTTATTAAAAGTAATTGCTGATTATGAAAAAGTTGAAGAAGAGGAATTGGACTTAGAATTTAAGAAGGTATTCACTGAAGAAAATTATCGAAACGAATACTTAGGGGAATTTATAGAGGACAAATTGCCTAAAAAGAACAGGAAAGGAAGTTATAGTTATGGCCCTGGGACGATAAACGAAAAGCAATCATTCTGTAAGAAGGCAATATCTAAAATTAATAGCATAGAGGATTTATCTTCTGAAGCTATAAAGCTATGTGAGAAAATTTATAAATTTATTAAAGATAATAATTCGTAA
- a CDS encoding ATP-dependent helicase — MNKTIIVREAYDWITENDVTAEQFGELIRYIEEKYPNEQVIDQKYKRLRFINYVGVIQCSDVRYEIIPKIKLTSNDDRKELLGMLSITGFLPVSFYEEVLNGEDRGELLTAFLATFLTRLLNELRKGTYKTYECHEENLNTLRGKLEFSKHMYKNVFQKTKAYCAFDEYTENNSLNQLFKCALLIVKKHTKIHTLKLYLERCLGYLEPVDLVHFTEKELKSITFNRQNERFRQAALFAKLIVERATIYSKGRGASSFSFLFQMNMLFEKYIEVALQEAFGNNKIISQHAEKRLLRNKKSGRQNILLKPDFVIDNMIIMDTKWKGATNNGRSSYVQSDIYQMYAYVTSYKEVKRCILLYPKQEVEAVHPVWEVIDTEKTIEMCTIRIDEFSETVRELNGIIKGNHVSLNTQFDMEN, encoded by the coding sequence ATGAATAAGACAATTATAGTGCGTGAGGCATATGACTGGATTACTGAAAACGACGTTACAGCAGAACAATTTGGTGAGCTTATACGGTATATTGAAGAAAAATATCCAAATGAACAGGTGATTGATCAAAAGTATAAACGACTTCGCTTTATTAATTATGTTGGCGTGATCCAATGTTCTGATGTGAGGTACGAAATTATTCCCAAAATAAAACTCACATCTAATGACGATCGAAAGGAATTGCTAGGAATGCTTTCAATTACAGGCTTTTTGCCGGTTTCATTTTATGAGGAAGTACTAAATGGTGAAGATAGAGGGGAACTGCTTACGGCATTTCTTGCTACATTTCTTACCCGTTTGCTGAATGAACTCAGAAAAGGGACTTATAAAACATACGAATGTCATGAAGAAAATTTAAATACACTGCGTGGCAAACTCGAGTTTAGTAAACACATGTATAAGAATGTATTTCAAAAAACAAAAGCATATTGTGCATTTGATGAATATACGGAAAATAACTCTTTAAACCAGCTATTTAAATGTGCATTGCTCATTGTAAAAAAGCATACAAAAATACATACTTTAAAACTTTATCTTGAGCGCTGTTTAGGCTACTTAGAACCTGTGGATTTAGTGCATTTCACAGAAAAGGAATTAAAGAGCATTACATTTAACCGACAGAATGAACGTTTTCGTCAAGCTGCTTTATTTGCTAAGCTAATTGTTGAGCGGGCAACGATTTATAGTAAAGGACGAGGAGCGTCATCGTTCTCTTTCTTATTTCAAATGAATATGTTGTTTGAAAAATATATTGAAGTAGCACTACAAGAGGCTTTTGGTAATAATAAAATAATCAGTCAGCATGCAGAGAAGAGGCTATTACGTAACAAGAAGAGTGGACGCCAAAATATTTTATTAAAACCAGATTTTGTGATTGATAATATGATAATCATGGATACAAAGTGGAAAGGTGCAACAAATAATGGAAGAAGTAGTTATGTACAGAGTGACATTTATCAAATGTATGCGTATGTCACGTCTTATAAGGAAGTTAAAAGGTGTATATTGCTGTACCCGAAGCAGGAGGTAGAAGCTGTTCATCCTGTGTGGGAAGTTATCGATACTGAAAAAACTATCGAAATGTGCACGATAAGAATTGATGAATTTTCCGAGACTGTGCGAGAATTAAATGGAATTATAAAGGGTAATCATGTTTCTTTAAATACTCAATTTGATATGGAGAATTAG